Proteins co-encoded in one Seriola aureovittata isolate HTS-2021-v1 ecotype China chromosome 1, ASM2101889v1, whole genome shotgun sequence genomic window:
- the usp10 gene encoding ubiquitin carboxyl-terminal hydrolase 10 isoform X4: MASHSNQYIFGEFSPDEINQFFVTPRCYVELPPFNDKVPCVSQSSEDYQRIEFGVDEVMDSKPVGVNDPLYKVSSTLNPQAPEFILGCQSAQKAQQTAPPAADVPDGTHFNSLDGPDSEASALDNHQACQDMDGLPGSLGQRERKKKKKRPPGYYNYLDPATGSNNSSSAADGTPVTALVNGHALGGPHHSAEDVDGKVLSGAELSTPGPVSTATSTAAVAAAKFAPSSTANQRTCDSPDDSSLDLTSGAASLSDGNNATSSSSSSSQSRGMTEGPRTADQQPDNLAPQSPELSDTPHSPRSKSPLPPSAAVATPSVATSITTTELEGREVADSGVANGLAERETPNSADGHKEDCESGEHTQQASPDTAAQSVVTEQGHSSAIPAAPTANLPKSWASLFHNSKPLPGGPQAFVEVKNVVEVVSPSLATPEQPEKVGEVKDGPVHVSEDPKAPKLAELIENVKLIHKPVSLQPRGLINKGNWCYINATLQALIACPPMYHLMKSIPLHNETQRPCTSTPMIDNFVRLVNEFNNMPVPSKAKQQAVGDKVMKDIRPGVPFEPTYIYRLLTLIKSSLSEKGRQEDAEEYLGFTLNGLHEEMLALKKLISPQEEKAPTPNGPESQPGVEEDVADKEEEGSEDEWEQVGPRNKTSITRQADFVRTPITDIFGGHIRSVVYQQNSKESATLQPFFTLQLDIQSEKIRTVQEALETLVARESVQGYTSKTKQEIEISRRVTLEELPPVLVLHLKRFVFEKTGGCQKLTKNIDYPVDLEISKDLLSSGVRSKVVKGQRTYRLFAVVYHHGNSATGGHYTTDVFHIGLNGWLRIDDQAVKVINQYQVVKQTAERTAYLLYYRRVDLL; encoded by the exons TACATCTTCGGGGAATTCAGCCCTGATGAGATCAATCAGTTTTTTGTGACTCCACGATGTTATGTCGAG CTTCCTCCGTTCAATGACAAAGTTCCATGCGTCAGTCAGTCTTCTG AAGACTATCAGCGCATTGAGTTTGGCGTTGACGAGGTGATGGATTCCAAGCCTGTTGGGGTGAACGATCCTTTATACAAGGTGTCGAGCACCCTCAACCCCCAGGCTCCAGAGTTCATCCTTGGCTGCCAGTCAGCCCAGAAGGCCCAACAGacagctcctccagcagctgatgTCCCTGATGGAACCCACTTCAACTCGCTGGATGGCCCTGATTCAGAGGCCTCAGCCCTGGACAATCACCAGGCCTGCCAGGACATGGACGGACTCCCTGGCAGCCTGGGACagcgagagaggaagaaaaagaaaaagcgaCCGCCTGGGTACTACAACTACCTGGACCCAGCAACTGGCAGTAACAatagcagcagtgcagcagatgGGACGCCTGTGACAGCACTGGTGAATGGACATGCACTCGGTGGCCCACACCACAGTGCTGAGGATGTGGATGGTAAGGTATTGTCAGGGGCTGAACTTTCCACCCCTGGACCTGTCTCCACGGCAACATCAACggctgctgtggctgcagccAAATTTGCCCCCTCATCCACTGCCAATCAGAGGACTTGTGATAGCCCTGATGACTCTTCTTTGGACTTAACAAGTGGAGCTGCCTCTTTATCAGATGGCAATAATGcaacttcctcctcttcatcctcctctcaaAGCAGAGGGATGACAGAGGGACCGAGGACTGCAGATCAGCAGCCAGATAATTTGGCTCCACAGAGCCCCGAACTTTCAGATACTCCCCACAGCCCACGCTCCAAatcacctcttcctccttcagctgctgtggCCACCCCCTCTGTCGCCACTTCCATTACGACTACTGAACTGGAGGGAAGGGAGGTAGCAGACAGTGGGGTGGCCAATGGGCTAGCAGAACGTGAAACTCCCAATAGTGCAGATGGACACAAAGAAGACTGTGAGAGTGGGGAGCACACACAGCAGGCCTCCCCAGATACTGCTGCCCAGTCGGTGGTGACAGAGCAGGGCCATTCGTCTGCGATTCCAGCTGCACCTACTGCCAACCTCCCCAAGTCCTGGGCTAGCCTCTTCCACAATTCCAAGCCTCTGCCTGGGGGCCCTCAGGCCTTTGTGGAGGTAAAGAATGTTGTGGAAGTTgtgtctccctccctcgctACACCAGAGCAGCCTGAGAAAGTTGGGGAGGTCAAAGACGGCCCTGTCCATGTATCAGAGGATCCAAAGGCCCCTAAACTTGCAG AACTTATTGAGAATGTGAAGTTGATACATAAACCAGTGTCTTTGCAGCCGAGAGGACTGATCAACAAGGGAAACTGGTGCTATATCAACGCT ACCCTACAGGCCCTGATTGCGTGCCCTCCTATGTATCACCTGATGAAGTCCATTCCTCTGCATAATGAAACGCAGAGACCATGTACCTCCACACCCATGATAGACAACTT TGTAAGGCTGGTGAATGAGTTCAACAACATGCCTGTGCCATCAAAAGCCAAACAACAAG CTGTTGGTGATAAGGTCATGAAAGACATTCGGCCTGGTGTACCCTTTGAGCCGACTTACATTTATAGACTCCTCACTCTCATCAAGTCAAGTCTCTCTGAGAAG GGCCGACAAGAGGATGCAGAGGAGTATCTTGGCTTCACTCTCAATGGATTGCACGAAGAGATGCTGGCATTGAAAAAACTAATCTCCCCTCAGGAAGAGA AAGCTCCTACGCCCAATGGGCCCGAGTCCCAGCCAGGTGTGGAGGAAGATGTTGCTGATAAGGAGGAAGAAGGTAGCGAGGATGAGTGGGAGCAGGTGGGCCCCCGAAATAAGACCTCCATCACTCGCCAAGCTGACTTTGTCCGCACACCCATCACTGACATCTTTGGTGGCCACATCAG atCGGTGGTGTACCAACAAAACTCTAAAGAGTCGGCCACTCTGCAGCCTTTCTTTACCCTGCAGCTGGACATCCAGTCAGAGAAGATCCGCACTGTCCAGGAGGCTCTAGAAACCTTGGTGGCACGGGAGTCGGTCCAGGGCTACACTTCTAAAACCAAGCAGGAG ATTGAGATCAGTCGGAGGGTGACTCTGGAAGAGCTGCCCCCGGTGCTGGTGCTCCATCTTAAgagatttgtttttgaaaagactGGAGGCTGCCAGAAACTGACCAAGAACATTGATTACCCTGTTGACCTGGAAATCAGCAAAG atCTCTTGTCCTCTGGAGTGCGGAGCAAAGTTGTGAAAGGCCAAAGAACTTATAGGCTCTTTGCAg TTGTATATCACCATGGGAACAGCGCGACAGGCGGTCATTACACCACGGATGTCTTCCACATTGGTCTTAACGGCTGGCTGCGCATTGACGACCAGGCAGTGAAGGTCATCAACCAGTACCAGGTGGTGAAGCAGACTGCAGAGCGCACCGCCTACCTGCTGTACTACCGCCGCGTCGACCTgctgtag
- the usp10 gene encoding ubiquitin carboxyl-terminal hydrolase 10 isoform X2: MASHSNQYIFGEFSPDEINQFFVTPRCYVELPPFNDKVPCVSQSSGSYCTPAVPYIMESMGLQVCEDYQRIEFGVDEVMDSKPVGVNDPLYKVSSTLNPQAPEFILGCQSAQKAQQTAPPAADVPDGTHFNSLDGPDSEASALDNHQACQDMDGLPGSLGQRERKKKKKRPPGYYNYLDPATGSNNSSSAADGTPVTALVNGHALGGPHHSAEDVDGKVLSGAELSTPGPVSTATSTAAVAAAKFAPSSTANQRTCDSPDDSSLDLTSGAASLSDGNNATSSSSSSSQSRGMTEGPRTADQQPDNLAPQSPELSDTPHSPRSKSPLPPSAAVATPSVATSITTTELEGREVADSGVANGLAERETPNSADGHKEDCESGEHTQQASPDTAAQSVVTEQGHSSAIPAAPTANLPKSWASLFHNSKPLPGGPQAFVEVKNVVEVVSPSLATPEQPEKVGEVKDGPVHVSEDPKAPKLAELIENVKLIHKPVSLQPRGLINKGNWCYINATLQALIACPPMYHLMKSIPLHNETQRPCTSTPMIDNFVRLVNEFNNMPVPSKAKQQAVGDKVMKDIRPGVPFEPTYIYRLLTLIKSSLSEKGRQEDAEEYLGFTLNGLHEEMLALKKLISPQEEKAPTPNGPESQPGVEEDVADKEEEGSEDEWEQVGPRNKTSITRQADFVRTPITDIFGGHIRSVVYQQNSKESATLQPFFTLQLDIQSEKIRTVQEALETLVARESVQGYTSKTKQEIEISRRVTLEELPPVLVLHLKRFVFEKTGGCQKLTKNIDYPVDLEISKDLLSSGVRSKVVKGQRTYRLFAVVYHHGNSATGGHYTTDVFHIGLNGWLRIDDQAVKVINQYQVVKQTAERTAYLLYYRRVDLL, from the exons TACATCTTCGGGGAATTCAGCCCTGATGAGATCAATCAGTTTTTTGTGACTCCACGATGTTATGTCGAG CTTCCTCCGTTCAATGACAAAGTTCCATGCGTCAGTCAGTCTTCTG GAAGTTACTGCACTCCTGCTGTACCTTATATTATGGAGTCAATGGGACTGCAGGTTTGCG AAGACTATCAGCGCATTGAGTTTGGCGTTGACGAGGTGATGGATTCCAAGCCTGTTGGGGTGAACGATCCTTTATACAAGGTGTCGAGCACCCTCAACCCCCAGGCTCCAGAGTTCATCCTTGGCTGCCAGTCAGCCCAGAAGGCCCAACAGacagctcctccagcagctgatgTCCCTGATGGAACCCACTTCAACTCGCTGGATGGCCCTGATTCAGAGGCCTCAGCCCTGGACAATCACCAGGCCTGCCAGGACATGGACGGACTCCCTGGCAGCCTGGGACagcgagagaggaagaaaaagaaaaagcgaCCGCCTGGGTACTACAACTACCTGGACCCAGCAACTGGCAGTAACAatagcagcagtgcagcagatgGGACGCCTGTGACAGCACTGGTGAATGGACATGCACTCGGTGGCCCACACCACAGTGCTGAGGATGTGGATGGTAAGGTATTGTCAGGGGCTGAACTTTCCACCCCTGGACCTGTCTCCACGGCAACATCAACggctgctgtggctgcagccAAATTTGCCCCCTCATCCACTGCCAATCAGAGGACTTGTGATAGCCCTGATGACTCTTCTTTGGACTTAACAAGTGGAGCTGCCTCTTTATCAGATGGCAATAATGcaacttcctcctcttcatcctcctctcaaAGCAGAGGGATGACAGAGGGACCGAGGACTGCAGATCAGCAGCCAGATAATTTGGCTCCACAGAGCCCCGAACTTTCAGATACTCCCCACAGCCCACGCTCCAAatcacctcttcctccttcagctgctgtggCCACCCCCTCTGTCGCCACTTCCATTACGACTACTGAACTGGAGGGAAGGGAGGTAGCAGACAGTGGGGTGGCCAATGGGCTAGCAGAACGTGAAACTCCCAATAGTGCAGATGGACACAAAGAAGACTGTGAGAGTGGGGAGCACACACAGCAGGCCTCCCCAGATACTGCTGCCCAGTCGGTGGTGACAGAGCAGGGCCATTCGTCTGCGATTCCAGCTGCACCTACTGCCAACCTCCCCAAGTCCTGGGCTAGCCTCTTCCACAATTCCAAGCCTCTGCCTGGGGGCCCTCAGGCCTTTGTGGAGGTAAAGAATGTTGTGGAAGTTgtgtctccctccctcgctACACCAGAGCAGCCTGAGAAAGTTGGGGAGGTCAAAGACGGCCCTGTCCATGTATCAGAGGATCCAAAGGCCCCTAAACTTGCAG AACTTATTGAGAATGTGAAGTTGATACATAAACCAGTGTCTTTGCAGCCGAGAGGACTGATCAACAAGGGAAACTGGTGCTATATCAACGCT ACCCTACAGGCCCTGATTGCGTGCCCTCCTATGTATCACCTGATGAAGTCCATTCCTCTGCATAATGAAACGCAGAGACCATGTACCTCCACACCCATGATAGACAACTT TGTAAGGCTGGTGAATGAGTTCAACAACATGCCTGTGCCATCAAAAGCCAAACAACAAG CTGTTGGTGATAAGGTCATGAAAGACATTCGGCCTGGTGTACCCTTTGAGCCGACTTACATTTATAGACTCCTCACTCTCATCAAGTCAAGTCTCTCTGAGAAG GGCCGACAAGAGGATGCAGAGGAGTATCTTGGCTTCACTCTCAATGGATTGCACGAAGAGATGCTGGCATTGAAAAAACTAATCTCCCCTCAGGAAGAGA AAGCTCCTACGCCCAATGGGCCCGAGTCCCAGCCAGGTGTGGAGGAAGATGTTGCTGATAAGGAGGAAGAAGGTAGCGAGGATGAGTGGGAGCAGGTGGGCCCCCGAAATAAGACCTCCATCACTCGCCAAGCTGACTTTGTCCGCACACCCATCACTGACATCTTTGGTGGCCACATCAG atCGGTGGTGTACCAACAAAACTCTAAAGAGTCGGCCACTCTGCAGCCTTTCTTTACCCTGCAGCTGGACATCCAGTCAGAGAAGATCCGCACTGTCCAGGAGGCTCTAGAAACCTTGGTGGCACGGGAGTCGGTCCAGGGCTACACTTCTAAAACCAAGCAGGAG ATTGAGATCAGTCGGAGGGTGACTCTGGAAGAGCTGCCCCCGGTGCTGGTGCTCCATCTTAAgagatttgtttttgaaaagactGGAGGCTGCCAGAAACTGACCAAGAACATTGATTACCCTGTTGACCTGGAAATCAGCAAAG atCTCTTGTCCTCTGGAGTGCGGAGCAAAGTTGTGAAAGGCCAAAGAACTTATAGGCTCTTTGCAg TTGTATATCACCATGGGAACAGCGCGACAGGCGGTCATTACACCACGGATGTCTTCCACATTGGTCTTAACGGCTGGCTGCGCATTGACGACCAGGCAGTGAAGGTCATCAACCAGTACCAGGTGGTGAAGCAGACTGCAGAGCGCACCGCCTACCTGCTGTACTACCGCCGCGTCGACCTgctgtag
- the usp10 gene encoding ubiquitin carboxyl-terminal hydrolase 10 isoform X1 — protein MASHSNQYIFGEFSPDEINQFFVTPRCYVELPPFNDKVPCVSQSSGSYCTPAVPYIMESMGLQVCAEDYQRIEFGVDEVMDSKPVGVNDPLYKVSSTLNPQAPEFILGCQSAQKAQQTAPPAADVPDGTHFNSLDGPDSEASALDNHQACQDMDGLPGSLGQRERKKKKKRPPGYYNYLDPATGSNNSSSAADGTPVTALVNGHALGGPHHSAEDVDGKVLSGAELSTPGPVSTATSTAAVAAAKFAPSSTANQRTCDSPDDSSLDLTSGAASLSDGNNATSSSSSSSQSRGMTEGPRTADQQPDNLAPQSPELSDTPHSPRSKSPLPPSAAVATPSVATSITTTELEGREVADSGVANGLAERETPNSADGHKEDCESGEHTQQASPDTAAQSVVTEQGHSSAIPAAPTANLPKSWASLFHNSKPLPGGPQAFVEVKNVVEVVSPSLATPEQPEKVGEVKDGPVHVSEDPKAPKLAELIENVKLIHKPVSLQPRGLINKGNWCYINATLQALIACPPMYHLMKSIPLHNETQRPCTSTPMIDNFVRLVNEFNNMPVPSKAKQQAVGDKVMKDIRPGVPFEPTYIYRLLTLIKSSLSEKGRQEDAEEYLGFTLNGLHEEMLALKKLISPQEEKAPTPNGPESQPGVEEDVADKEEEGSEDEWEQVGPRNKTSITRQADFVRTPITDIFGGHIRSVVYQQNSKESATLQPFFTLQLDIQSEKIRTVQEALETLVARESVQGYTSKTKQEIEISRRVTLEELPPVLVLHLKRFVFEKTGGCQKLTKNIDYPVDLEISKDLLSSGVRSKVVKGQRTYRLFAVVYHHGNSATGGHYTTDVFHIGLNGWLRIDDQAVKVINQYQVVKQTAERTAYLLYYRRVDLL, from the exons TACATCTTCGGGGAATTCAGCCCTGATGAGATCAATCAGTTTTTTGTGACTCCACGATGTTATGTCGAG CTTCCTCCGTTCAATGACAAAGTTCCATGCGTCAGTCAGTCTTCTG GAAGTTACTGCACTCCTGCTGTACCTTATATTATGGAGTCAATGGGACTGCAGGTTTGCG CAGAAGACTATCAGCGCATTGAGTTTGGCGTTGACGAGGTGATGGATTCCAAGCCTGTTGGGGTGAACGATCCTTTATACAAGGTGTCGAGCACCCTCAACCCCCAGGCTCCAGAGTTCATCCTTGGCTGCCAGTCAGCCCAGAAGGCCCAACAGacagctcctccagcagctgatgTCCCTGATGGAACCCACTTCAACTCGCTGGATGGCCCTGATTCAGAGGCCTCAGCCCTGGACAATCACCAGGCCTGCCAGGACATGGACGGACTCCCTGGCAGCCTGGGACagcgagagaggaagaaaaagaaaaagcgaCCGCCTGGGTACTACAACTACCTGGACCCAGCAACTGGCAGTAACAatagcagcagtgcagcagatgGGACGCCTGTGACAGCACTGGTGAATGGACATGCACTCGGTGGCCCACACCACAGTGCTGAGGATGTGGATGGTAAGGTATTGTCAGGGGCTGAACTTTCCACCCCTGGACCTGTCTCCACGGCAACATCAACggctgctgtggctgcagccAAATTTGCCCCCTCATCCACTGCCAATCAGAGGACTTGTGATAGCCCTGATGACTCTTCTTTGGACTTAACAAGTGGAGCTGCCTCTTTATCAGATGGCAATAATGcaacttcctcctcttcatcctcctctcaaAGCAGAGGGATGACAGAGGGACCGAGGACTGCAGATCAGCAGCCAGATAATTTGGCTCCACAGAGCCCCGAACTTTCAGATACTCCCCACAGCCCACGCTCCAAatcacctcttcctccttcagctgctgtggCCACCCCCTCTGTCGCCACTTCCATTACGACTACTGAACTGGAGGGAAGGGAGGTAGCAGACAGTGGGGTGGCCAATGGGCTAGCAGAACGTGAAACTCCCAATAGTGCAGATGGACACAAAGAAGACTGTGAGAGTGGGGAGCACACACAGCAGGCCTCCCCAGATACTGCTGCCCAGTCGGTGGTGACAGAGCAGGGCCATTCGTCTGCGATTCCAGCTGCACCTACTGCCAACCTCCCCAAGTCCTGGGCTAGCCTCTTCCACAATTCCAAGCCTCTGCCTGGGGGCCCTCAGGCCTTTGTGGAGGTAAAGAATGTTGTGGAAGTTgtgtctccctccctcgctACACCAGAGCAGCCTGAGAAAGTTGGGGAGGTCAAAGACGGCCCTGTCCATGTATCAGAGGATCCAAAGGCCCCTAAACTTGCAG AACTTATTGAGAATGTGAAGTTGATACATAAACCAGTGTCTTTGCAGCCGAGAGGACTGATCAACAAGGGAAACTGGTGCTATATCAACGCT ACCCTACAGGCCCTGATTGCGTGCCCTCCTATGTATCACCTGATGAAGTCCATTCCTCTGCATAATGAAACGCAGAGACCATGTACCTCCACACCCATGATAGACAACTT TGTAAGGCTGGTGAATGAGTTCAACAACATGCCTGTGCCATCAAAAGCCAAACAACAAG CTGTTGGTGATAAGGTCATGAAAGACATTCGGCCTGGTGTACCCTTTGAGCCGACTTACATTTATAGACTCCTCACTCTCATCAAGTCAAGTCTCTCTGAGAAG GGCCGACAAGAGGATGCAGAGGAGTATCTTGGCTTCACTCTCAATGGATTGCACGAAGAGATGCTGGCATTGAAAAAACTAATCTCCCCTCAGGAAGAGA AAGCTCCTACGCCCAATGGGCCCGAGTCCCAGCCAGGTGTGGAGGAAGATGTTGCTGATAAGGAGGAAGAAGGTAGCGAGGATGAGTGGGAGCAGGTGGGCCCCCGAAATAAGACCTCCATCACTCGCCAAGCTGACTTTGTCCGCACACCCATCACTGACATCTTTGGTGGCCACATCAG atCGGTGGTGTACCAACAAAACTCTAAAGAGTCGGCCACTCTGCAGCCTTTCTTTACCCTGCAGCTGGACATCCAGTCAGAGAAGATCCGCACTGTCCAGGAGGCTCTAGAAACCTTGGTGGCACGGGAGTCGGTCCAGGGCTACACTTCTAAAACCAAGCAGGAG ATTGAGATCAGTCGGAGGGTGACTCTGGAAGAGCTGCCCCCGGTGCTGGTGCTCCATCTTAAgagatttgtttttgaaaagactGGAGGCTGCCAGAAACTGACCAAGAACATTGATTACCCTGTTGACCTGGAAATCAGCAAAG atCTCTTGTCCTCTGGAGTGCGGAGCAAAGTTGTGAAAGGCCAAAGAACTTATAGGCTCTTTGCAg TTGTATATCACCATGGGAACAGCGCGACAGGCGGTCATTACACCACGGATGTCTTCCACATTGGTCTTAACGGCTGGCTGCGCATTGACGACCAGGCAGTGAAGGTCATCAACCAGTACCAGGTGGTGAAGCAGACTGCAGAGCGCACCGCCTACCTGCTGTACTACCGCCGCGTCGACCTgctgtag
- the usp10 gene encoding ubiquitin carboxyl-terminal hydrolase 10 isoform X3 has translation MASHSNQYIFGEFSPDEINQFFVTPRCYVELPPFNDKVPCVSQSSAEDYQRIEFGVDEVMDSKPVGVNDPLYKVSSTLNPQAPEFILGCQSAQKAQQTAPPAADVPDGTHFNSLDGPDSEASALDNHQACQDMDGLPGSLGQRERKKKKKRPPGYYNYLDPATGSNNSSSAADGTPVTALVNGHALGGPHHSAEDVDGKVLSGAELSTPGPVSTATSTAAVAAAKFAPSSTANQRTCDSPDDSSLDLTSGAASLSDGNNATSSSSSSSQSRGMTEGPRTADQQPDNLAPQSPELSDTPHSPRSKSPLPPSAAVATPSVATSITTTELEGREVADSGVANGLAERETPNSADGHKEDCESGEHTQQASPDTAAQSVVTEQGHSSAIPAAPTANLPKSWASLFHNSKPLPGGPQAFVEVKNVVEVVSPSLATPEQPEKVGEVKDGPVHVSEDPKAPKLAELIENVKLIHKPVSLQPRGLINKGNWCYINATLQALIACPPMYHLMKSIPLHNETQRPCTSTPMIDNFVRLVNEFNNMPVPSKAKQQAVGDKVMKDIRPGVPFEPTYIYRLLTLIKSSLSEKGRQEDAEEYLGFTLNGLHEEMLALKKLISPQEEKAPTPNGPESQPGVEEDVADKEEEGSEDEWEQVGPRNKTSITRQADFVRTPITDIFGGHIRSVVYQQNSKESATLQPFFTLQLDIQSEKIRTVQEALETLVARESVQGYTSKTKQEIEISRRVTLEELPPVLVLHLKRFVFEKTGGCQKLTKNIDYPVDLEISKDLLSSGVRSKVVKGQRTYRLFAVVYHHGNSATGGHYTTDVFHIGLNGWLRIDDQAVKVINQYQVVKQTAERTAYLLYYRRVDLL, from the exons TACATCTTCGGGGAATTCAGCCCTGATGAGATCAATCAGTTTTTTGTGACTCCACGATGTTATGTCGAG CTTCCTCCGTTCAATGACAAAGTTCCATGCGTCAGTCAGTCTTCTG CAGAAGACTATCAGCGCATTGAGTTTGGCGTTGACGAGGTGATGGATTCCAAGCCTGTTGGGGTGAACGATCCTTTATACAAGGTGTCGAGCACCCTCAACCCCCAGGCTCCAGAGTTCATCCTTGGCTGCCAGTCAGCCCAGAAGGCCCAACAGacagctcctccagcagctgatgTCCCTGATGGAACCCACTTCAACTCGCTGGATGGCCCTGATTCAGAGGCCTCAGCCCTGGACAATCACCAGGCCTGCCAGGACATGGACGGACTCCCTGGCAGCCTGGGACagcgagagaggaagaaaaagaaaaagcgaCCGCCTGGGTACTACAACTACCTGGACCCAGCAACTGGCAGTAACAatagcagcagtgcagcagatgGGACGCCTGTGACAGCACTGGTGAATGGACATGCACTCGGTGGCCCACACCACAGTGCTGAGGATGTGGATGGTAAGGTATTGTCAGGGGCTGAACTTTCCACCCCTGGACCTGTCTCCACGGCAACATCAACggctgctgtggctgcagccAAATTTGCCCCCTCATCCACTGCCAATCAGAGGACTTGTGATAGCCCTGATGACTCTTCTTTGGACTTAACAAGTGGAGCTGCCTCTTTATCAGATGGCAATAATGcaacttcctcctcttcatcctcctctcaaAGCAGAGGGATGACAGAGGGACCGAGGACTGCAGATCAGCAGCCAGATAATTTGGCTCCACAGAGCCCCGAACTTTCAGATACTCCCCACAGCCCACGCTCCAAatcacctcttcctccttcagctgctgtggCCACCCCCTCTGTCGCCACTTCCATTACGACTACTGAACTGGAGGGAAGGGAGGTAGCAGACAGTGGGGTGGCCAATGGGCTAGCAGAACGTGAAACTCCCAATAGTGCAGATGGACACAAAGAAGACTGTGAGAGTGGGGAGCACACACAGCAGGCCTCCCCAGATACTGCTGCCCAGTCGGTGGTGACAGAGCAGGGCCATTCGTCTGCGATTCCAGCTGCACCTACTGCCAACCTCCCCAAGTCCTGGGCTAGCCTCTTCCACAATTCCAAGCCTCTGCCTGGGGGCCCTCAGGCCTTTGTGGAGGTAAAGAATGTTGTGGAAGTTgtgtctccctccctcgctACACCAGAGCAGCCTGAGAAAGTTGGGGAGGTCAAAGACGGCCCTGTCCATGTATCAGAGGATCCAAAGGCCCCTAAACTTGCAG AACTTATTGAGAATGTGAAGTTGATACATAAACCAGTGTCTTTGCAGCCGAGAGGACTGATCAACAAGGGAAACTGGTGCTATATCAACGCT ACCCTACAGGCCCTGATTGCGTGCCCTCCTATGTATCACCTGATGAAGTCCATTCCTCTGCATAATGAAACGCAGAGACCATGTACCTCCACACCCATGATAGACAACTT TGTAAGGCTGGTGAATGAGTTCAACAACATGCCTGTGCCATCAAAAGCCAAACAACAAG CTGTTGGTGATAAGGTCATGAAAGACATTCGGCCTGGTGTACCCTTTGAGCCGACTTACATTTATAGACTCCTCACTCTCATCAAGTCAAGTCTCTCTGAGAAG GGCCGACAAGAGGATGCAGAGGAGTATCTTGGCTTCACTCTCAATGGATTGCACGAAGAGATGCTGGCATTGAAAAAACTAATCTCCCCTCAGGAAGAGA AAGCTCCTACGCCCAATGGGCCCGAGTCCCAGCCAGGTGTGGAGGAAGATGTTGCTGATAAGGAGGAAGAAGGTAGCGAGGATGAGTGGGAGCAGGTGGGCCCCCGAAATAAGACCTCCATCACTCGCCAAGCTGACTTTGTCCGCACACCCATCACTGACATCTTTGGTGGCCACATCAG atCGGTGGTGTACCAACAAAACTCTAAAGAGTCGGCCACTCTGCAGCCTTTCTTTACCCTGCAGCTGGACATCCAGTCAGAGAAGATCCGCACTGTCCAGGAGGCTCTAGAAACCTTGGTGGCACGGGAGTCGGTCCAGGGCTACACTTCTAAAACCAAGCAGGAG ATTGAGATCAGTCGGAGGGTGACTCTGGAAGAGCTGCCCCCGGTGCTGGTGCTCCATCTTAAgagatttgtttttgaaaagactGGAGGCTGCCAGAAACTGACCAAGAACATTGATTACCCTGTTGACCTGGAAATCAGCAAAG atCTCTTGTCCTCTGGAGTGCGGAGCAAAGTTGTGAAAGGCCAAAGAACTTATAGGCTCTTTGCAg TTGTATATCACCATGGGAACAGCGCGACAGGCGGTCATTACACCACGGATGTCTTCCACATTGGTCTTAACGGCTGGCTGCGCATTGACGACCAGGCAGTGAAGGTCATCAACCAGTACCAGGTGGTGAAGCAGACTGCAGAGCGCACCGCCTACCTGCTGTACTACCGCCGCGTCGACCTgctgtag